TGACGGGATCGCCCGCACACCCACGGGCGCGATCGCCGGGTCGACGTTGACCATGGCGGGGGCGGTGCGGCACAGCGTCGCGAGCGGCTTCACGCTCGAGCAGGCCGTCGACGCCGCCACCCGCGCCCCGGCCGCGGCGCTCGGTCTGGCCGACGTCGGAGAGATCCGGCGCGGAGCCCGGGCTGACTTCGTGGTGCTGGACGGCGATCTCGGGGTCACGCACGTGATGCGCGCCGGCGTCTGGGTGACACGCCACCGGTGATCCCGGCGGCGCGCGCTCACCACTGCTCGAGCACGGCCATGAGCGGTGCGGGCGCCTCCCCGAGCTCCATGGCCTCGACGAAGACCTCGGCGTACCTGGCCTTCCGCCCCGACTGCGCCCCGAGGAATCGTCGAAGCACCGCCTCGGTGGGCCTTCCGCGGTGGGCCGGCATGTGCGCGAGACGACGCAGCGAGCGGCCATCGCCTGCCTGCTCGACCGCCGCCACGGCCCGTCCCGCGCCGAGGGTGCGGATGAGCTCGTCCTCCAGATCGACGACGCAGGCGTGGAAGCCGGTCGCCGCCAGGGCATCGATCTCACGCTCGCCCGTGACGCCGGCTGCCGCGAGCCCAACCCGCAGCTGCTGCTTCTCGCCGATGTCGTAGAGACCGGCGAGGCGGACGTCGAGTCCGCGTGGTCCGTACCTCGTCGCGAAGGCACGGACGTTGCCGATACCGCCCATGGGGACGATCTCGACCCCCTCGCCCGGCAGGTCCCGGCCGAGGCGCCGGGCGAGGGCGTGCAGGGCCACCCGGTCGCTGTTGCCCTCGACGAGGACGACGGCCTGCGGTGCACTCACCGAACCATTGGGCGGCCGTGCCCGGTCACGTGTCAATCGTTCGCCTCCGGCACGCCTGGCCGACGTGGAGCTCGCTGCGCGCGGTCACGGCTGGCTCCCCGGGTAGGAGTCGAACCTACGTCGCTAGTCCTGATTCAAAGTCAGGCGGGCCCTGCCGACAGACCAACCGGGGAACGCCGCCCATCGGCGGCACGGGACAGGGTAGTCCACGCGCGGGCGGCGCCCATCACGGACAATGGGTCCATGACCGATCACGAGGACGTCGAGCGCCCCCGGCGATCACGCATGACCGGCGCGGCCCGTCGCGAGCAGCTCGTGGCCGTGGGGCGGCGGGCCTTCGCCGCGAAGGGGGTGGACGGCACCTCGGTCGAGGAGGTGGCGGCTGCGGCAGAGGTGTCCAAGCCGGTCGTGTACGAGCACTTCGGCGGCAAGGAGGGCCTCTACGCCGTCGTCGTCGACCGTGAGCTGCGGGCCCTGACCGAGGCGGTCACCGCGACCCTGACCGCGGGCGGCACCGACCGCGAGACCCTGGAGCGGGCCGCGCTCGCTCTCCTGGACTACATCGAGGCCTCCCCCGACGGCTTCCGCATCCTCGTGCGTGACGTCTCCGGCACCGCACCGACCGGCACGTACGCGTCGCTGCTCTCCGACGTCGCCGGTCAGGTCTCGCACATCCTGAGGGAGGCCTTCGTCCGCCGCTCGATCGACCCGACGCACGCACCCATGTACGCGCAGATGCTCGTCGGGATGATGTCACTGACCGGTCAGTGGTGGCTCGAGACCCGCACGCCCACCAAGGAGGAGGTCGCCGCGCACGTGGTCAACCTCGCCTGGAACGGGCTCGCCGGGCTCGAGGAACCGCCCCGGCTCCGCAGCCACCGCTGACTCAGACCTGCTGCAGCTCCACCCGGTTGCCCACCGGGTCGTCGGTGTGGAAGCGCCGGAGCCCGGGGATGGACTCGTCCCACCGGACCGGATGGCCGGCGGCGGCCACCCCCTTCGCCACCGCATCGAGGTCATCGACGAGGAAGCACGGGTGCGCCGTGAGTGCCGGGCGGAAGTCCGCCTGCACACCACAGTGCAGCTGCCGGTCACCCGCCTGGAACCACGCACCACCGCGCGCGGCGAGGGCGGACGGCTTGGGGATCTCGGGCATCCCGAGCAGCTGCCCGTAGTACGCGCGCAACTCGTCCTCGCTGCCGGCCGGGCAGGCGATCTGCACGTGGTGCAGCCCGACGACGCTCACGGCGTGTGGCCCACCGCGAAGACCCGACGGAAGGGCAGGAGCACCCCCGCCGGCGTACGCGGGTAGGCCTGCTGGACCTTCTCGGCATAGGTGGCGATGAACTCCTCCCGCTCCTCGGCCTCGTCGAGGACGTCGAGCATCGGCTTCAGGCCCGTGCCGGTCACCCAGTCGAGGACCGGGTTGTCGCTCTCCCCCGCCGGATCGAGGACGTGCGTGTAGGTCGTCTCCCAGGCCTCGACGGCGAGGCCGTGCGCGCTGATGATCTGCAGGTAGGTCGCCGGCTCACCGGCGCCGTACCGGGTACTCGCCGCCTCCAGCTCACCACTGCGCGCGTGTGCGACGGCCGTCTCGCGCATGAGCGCATGCGTCGGGGCGTCGAAGTTGCCCGGCACCTGCATCGCGAACCAGCCGCCGGGGGCGAGCAGGTCGAGCCACCCCTCGATGAGGGGGAGGTGGCGCGGGACCCACTGCAGCGCAGCGTTGGTCACGATGACGTCAGGCGCGGCTCCCGTACCGGAGA
The DNA window shown above is from Janibacter sp. A1S7 and carries:
- a CDS encoding TOPRIM nucleotidyl transferase/hydrolase domain-containing protein; the protein is MSAPQAVVLVEGNSDRVALHALARRLGRDLPGEGVEIVPMGGIGNVRAFATRYGPRGLDVRLAGLYDIGEKQQLRVGLAAAGVTGEREIDALAATGFHACVVDLEDELIRTLGAGRAVAAVEQAGDGRSLRRLAHMPAHRGRPTEAVLRRFLGAQSGRKARYAEVFVEAMELGEAPAPLMAVLEQW
- a CDS encoding TetR/AcrR family transcriptional regulator is translated as MTGAARREQLVAVGRRAFAAKGVDGTSVEEVAAAAEVSKPVVYEHFGGKEGLYAVVVDRELRALTEAVTATLTAGGTDRETLERAALALLDYIEASPDGFRILVRDVSGTAPTGTYASLLSDVAGQVSHILREAFVRRSIDPTHAPMYAQMLVGMMSLTGQWWLETRTPTKEEVAAHVVNLAWNGLAGLEEPPRLRSHR
- a CDS encoding glyoxalase, translated to MSVVGLHHVQIACPAGSEDELRAYYGQLLGMPEIPKPSALAARGGAWFQAGDRQLHCGVQADFRPALTAHPCFLVDDLDAVAKGVAAAGHPVRWDESIPGLRRFHTDDPVGNRVELQQV
- a CDS encoding methyltransferase domain-containing protein, giving the protein MAVTWDPSRYGQFSSERTRPFEDLMARVDAEDPRLVIDLGCGHGPTTLSLAQRWPDARVVGVDNSVEMLAAARRLDTEGRVEWVEADLAEWDLSGTGAAPDVIVTNAALQWVPRHLPLIEGWLDLLAPGGWFAMQVPGNFDAPTHALMRETAVAHARSGELEAASTRYGAGEPATYLQIISAHGLAVEAWETTYTHVLDPAGESDNPVLDWVTGTGLKPMLDVLDEAEEREEFIATYAEKVQQAYPRTPAGVLLPFRRVFAVGHTP